A DNA window from Xanthomonas campestris pv. campestris str. ATCC 33913 contains the following coding sequences:
- the nudK gene encoding GDP-mannose pyrophosphatase NudK, whose amino-acid sequence MLPTATGNPQVRVRSIDVLSDNWYVLRKVTFDFQRKDGRWQTLSREAYDRGNGATILLYSRARQTVMLTRQFRLPTLLNGNPDGMLIEACAGLLDQDDPEACIRKETEEETGYRIENVRKVFEAFMSPGSVTERLYFFVGEYVDGDKVSAGGGVEEDGEEIEVLELSLDAALAMIATGGIADAKTIMLLQYAKLHGVLD is encoded by the coding sequence TTGCTTCCAACCGCCACCGGCAACCCGCAGGTTCGTGTTCGGTCCATCGATGTGCTCTCGGACAACTGGTATGTGCTACGTAAGGTCACCTTCGATTTCCAGCGCAAGGATGGCCGCTGGCAGACCTTGTCGCGCGAGGCCTACGATCGCGGAAATGGCGCCACCATTCTGCTGTACAGCCGCGCCAGGCAAACGGTGATGCTCACCCGCCAGTTCCGGCTGCCGACCCTGCTCAACGGCAACCCCGACGGCATGCTGATCGAAGCCTGCGCCGGCCTGCTGGATCAGGACGATCCCGAGGCCTGTATCCGCAAGGAAACCGAAGAGGAAACCGGCTACCGCATCGAGAACGTGCGTAAGGTCTTCGAGGCCTTCATGAGCCCGGGCTCGGTGACCGAACGTCTGTATTTCTTCGTCGGTGAATATGTCGACGGCGACAAGGTGAGCGCCGGCGGCGGTGTCGAAGAAGACGGCGAAGAGATCGAGGTGCTGGAACTGTCGCTCGACGCTGCGCTGGCGATGATTGCTACCGGCGGAATTGCCGATGCCAAGACCATCATGTTGCTGCAGTACGCCAAGTTGCATGGTGTGCTTGATTAA